The following nucleotide sequence is from Roseivirga sp. BDSF3-8.
AAGGGGACTATTGCTACAGACTCGAGGTCTATCCACTGAGAGAACAGGACCTAGCGTTTACAGGGACTATTTGGATCACAAAGGAAGAGGCTGCACTGAAGCAACTTAAACTAACAGTGCCGGAAAGTGCTAATTTGAACTTTATAAAACGGATAGATATTTCTCAGCAATTTGAGCAGACATCGGCAGGCCCCTGGCTGCCTGTGAAAACCCGGCTCACCATCGATGTAGATAATGTAGGCAAAGAGTCGGTGGGCTTTTTGGCAAAATTCTACAACAGCGTGGAAGATGTTAAGATTGGAAACCGGAAGCCTGTTCGGTTTTACGAGGTGCCTATAGAGGTAGAGCCAGACGCAGGTGAAACGGATGAGGTTTACTGGCTGGAAGCTCGTCACGATAGCCTCACCGCTACGGAAATGGACGTGATCGAGATGATCGACACCCTGCGAAATATACCTAGTGTGCGTCGCCTGACAAATATTGTTAAGACGCTGAGTAGCGGATATATAAAATCCGGCAAGGTGGACATAGGTCCGTATCCTCTGGTATATAATTTTAACAATGTTGAGGGCCACCGCTTAGGACTTGGCTTCAGGACAAACGCAGAGTTTAGTAAACGTTGGGAGTTTTCCGCATACGGAGCCTATGGCCTAAGGGATGAAGAATGGAAGTACAGGTTTGGTGCAGCTTATTTTCTGAATAGAAAGAAATGGACCAAAGTATCTGTACAACGCGTGGTGGATATAGACCAATTAGGCTTACAGTTTGCAGACCCTGGTAGTAATCCTATATTTTATTCTTTTACCCGCTTCGGAGAGCTGACGAGCCCTTACTATTATTCACGAAACACCTTCTCTTTCCAAACCGATATTTACAGGGGCTTTACTCTGAAAGCTATTATAAGTAATGGAGATTATGACCCAGTTTTTCCATTTGCATATTATGAGAACTCAAACCAATCTGAAGAAGGGCTTAAAAGGGAATTCAGCACCACTGAAGCAACGATAGAAGCAAGGTTTACCAAAAACGAACTATTAGTAATCAATGATAACAGCAGGATAAGTATGGGATCTACTACTGGATGGCCCGTCATAACGCTGGCGTACTCCCGTGGTTTTAACGACCTGCTTGGAGGCGACTTTGATTACAACAGGATTAATCTACAGGTAGAACAAAGCCTGAAGATGGGCCTTTTCGGGGTTAGCCGGTATAACATTGATGGCGGGTACATTTTTGAGAATCTTCCATACCCTCTATTGCGGGTACATTTAGGAAATGAATCTCCCTTTTACACTA
It contains:
- a CDS encoding DUF5686 family protein, with the protein product MNLLCNRYFSRKIFSALLISILLVLSGGSICAQILITGRVTDAETGDPIPFANIVFTGTTEGGTTDFDGYYKIRSSANRDSVTASFVGYVSRTKAVSAAGEVSFQLVPDVISLDEVVVRPGINPAFAIIDRASENSRLNDKRELDAFDYESYTKIEMDISRMSEDFQQKKFIRKVKSVLDSVKVIAGEDGNPILPVFISESISRYYYRNDPVLKKEHVLKTKITGVGVDDGSLVSQLIGSSFQEYNFYKNWVNIAGKEFISPIADGWKLYYDYDLVDSLMIEGDYCYRLEVYPLREQDLAFTGTIWITKEEAALKQLKLTVPESANLNFIKRIDISQQFEQTSAGPWLPVKTRLTIDVDNVGKESVGFLAKFYNSVEDVKIGNRKPVRFYEVPIEVEPDAGETDEVYWLEARHDSLTATEMDVIEMIDTLRNIPSVRRLTNIVKTLSSGYIKSGKVDIGPYPLVYNFNNVEGHRLGLGFRTNAEFSKRWEFSAYGAYGLRDEEWKYRFGAAYFLNRKKWTKVSVQRVVDIDQLGLQFADPGSNPIFYSFTRFGELTSPYYYSRNTFSFQTDIYRGFTLKAIISNGDYDPVFPFAYYENSNQSEEGLKREFSTTEATIEARFTKNELLVINDNSRISMGSTTGWPVITLAYSRGFNDLLGGDFDYNRINLQVEQSLKMGLFGVSRYNIDGGYIFENLPYPLLRVHLGNESPFYTTSAFNQMDFFEFVSDSYLSLNYRHYFEGFLLNRIPLMKKLKWRALATANILYGKLDEGNLSLTPQQDADGNDLVMFRGLGKEPYIELGYGVENIFKLLRVDFIHRVTYLDEENVRPFGIKVSAQLIL